The Streptomyces taklimakanensis nucleotide sequence CGCGCGGGGCGCCGTCCACCTCGGCCGGCGGCTGGTGGGACGCCGCCGACCGCGCTCCGCCCTGGTGGTGGGCACCGGACCGGCCGGACGTCGGATCACCACGGCGCTCCAGGAGCGGTCCGAGTACGGGATGCGCCCGGTCGGGATGGTCGAGCCCGGCGAGACCACCGGAACCGGGGCCGGGGCCGGGGACGAGGCCGTCGAGGGGCCTGCCGTTCCCGTCCCCGTCCTCACCCGGCACGAGGAGATCGTCCGCGCCGTCATCCAGAACGCCGTGCGGGACGCGGTGTTCACCCGCGATCCGGCCCTCGACCCGGAGACCGCGGCGCTCGTACCGCTCTTCGAGGACCTGGACTGCACGGTCTGGCTCGTCGGCGAGGCGGCCCGCGGCGCCGCCGCTTCCGCGGCCGGCGCCCCCCGGCCCCGGGAGGGCGACCACCTGTGGGGCTTCGCCTGCCGTCGGCTGGCCACCGCCCCCCGACGCCGCCCCGTCGAACTGCGCTGCAAGCGGGCGTTGGACGTGGCGGTCGCGGCCGTGGCCCTGGTGCTCGCCGCCCCCGTGCTGCTGGCCTGCGCCCTCGCCGTCCGGATCGCCGACGGCCCCGGCGTGATCTTCCGTCAGGAGCGGATCGGTCTGGGCGGGCGCCCCTTCACCGTGCTGAAGTTCCGCACCCTGCGCCCCCGCGACGAACACGAGTCGGCGACGCGCTGGAACGTCGCCGACGACCGGCGGATGAGCACGGTCGGCCACCTGCTGCGGCGCACCTCGCTGGACGAGCTGCCCCAACTGTGGAACGTCCTGCGCGGCGACATGAGCCTGGTCGGTCCGCGTCCCGAACGCCCCTACTTCGTGCAGCGGTTCAGCGGACTCCACCCCGGCTACGCGGCCCGCCACCGGATGCCCGCCGGGATCACCGGGCTGGCCCAGGTGCACGGCCTGCGCGGCGACACCTCCATCGAGGACCGCGCGCGGTTCGACAACCACTACATCGACACCTGGTCCCTGTGGCAGGACGTCCGCATCCTGCTCCACACCGCCGGCTCCCTCTTCCGACTCGGAGGCAGCTGAGGTGACCGAGGCCACCACGGCGACCACCGCTCCCCGTTCCCCCCGCCCCGTGCCCCGTCCCCTCCCGACGGCTCGGGCGGGACGGGACGCGGGGCGGAGGGGCGCCGGCCGGTTCGGCGGGCCGGCGGCCGGACACCCGACGGTGCCGCTGGTGCTCGCCACCGCCCTGCTGGTGTGCGTGCCCGTCCCCGCCCGCACCCCCGGCGACCTGGTCGGGGGCGGGGGCGTCACCGTCGCGGACGTCGCGTCGGCCGTCCTGGTGGGCTGCTGCGCCGTGTCGGTCCTGCGCGCCCGGAGACGTCCGCTGGGCGTCCCGGCCGTCGTCGTGACGGCGGCCCCCGCCGTGGCGCTCGCCCTGGCCACCGTCGCGTCCCGCGACCCGGCCGCCTCGCTCGCCGGGTTCGTCCGGCTGCTCCAGGTCTTCGTCCTGGTTCCGCTCGCCGTGCTGCTCGCGCTGCGCTCGCGACGGCACGCCCGGCTGCTCGCGGCCGCCCTGGTGGGGGTCGCGCTGTTCCAGGGCGCGGTCGGCGTCCACCAGTTCGTCACCGGAACCGGCGCCTCCTACCAGGGGGAGAACATCCGGGCCGTGGGCACCTTCGGCCCGCTGGACGTCATGGGGATGTCCTCGGCGGTCTCCTGCGGTGTCGTGGTCGCCCTGGCGGTGGGCCTGGCGCCGCCTCCCGGTGCGTCCCGCCGGCTGCGGATCGCCGCGTCGGCGACGGCCGTCGTCCTGCTGGTCCCCCTGGTCCTCTCCTTCAGCCGCGGGGCGTGGCTCTCCACCGCCGTGGCCTGCACCGCCGTGCTGTTCCTGGCGGGCGCGCGGACGGCGCTGCGCGTTCTGGCCGTCCTGGCGGCCGCCGCCGTCGTGCTGGTCGGCGGGGTCGGGGTGGGCGGGAAGCTCGTCGCCGAGCGGGCGAGCAGCATCACCGAGGTCACCGAGGCGCCCGACCAGTCGGTCACCGACCGCTACGCCATGTGGGCCGCGGCCCTGGCGATGTGGCGCGAGGACCCGGTCACCGGGGTGGGGCCCAAGGGCTTCCCCGACCACCGCGACACCCACGCCTCCCTCGCCCTCTCCGCGGCGAGCGACACCGCCGGCGCCGGCCACGCCTTCCACCGCCAGCCGCTGCTCTCCCCGCACAACATGTACCTGCTCCTCCTCGCCGAGCAGGGCACGGTGGGTGCCGTCGCGTTCACCGGCGGCTGGGCGGCGCTGCTGGTGCTGGGCGTACGGCGGCTGCGCGCCGCGCGGGCGGCGGCGCGTCGCGCCCGGCGCGACGCGCCCCACGGCACCGACCCCGCGACGGACTGCGGACTGGCCGCCGTGGGCCTTCTCGTCCTCGTCTGCGTCGACTTCCTCTACGCCGACATCGGCGGCCCCTCCACCGTCCTGACCGCCCTGGCCCTCGGACTGGCCGCCTGGTGGGCGCTGTCGCCCGCGGTGCCGGACGAGGGGGCCGCCACGACCCTCCACCGGAAGGACGTGTGTCGACGGTGACCACGGCACCCACGGCATCCACGGCATCCACGGTGACTCCGTCGCCCGGCCGTCCGACGCGTCCCGGGCCCCCCGCCCCCGCCGGGGCACGGGAGCCCGCGCCGGGCGGGCGGTTCGTCGCCCGGGCAGCGGCCGTCACCGCCGTACTGACCGCGGCGGGCTCCTTCTTCGGCCTCGTGCGCGACCAGACCATCGCCCACCTCTTCGGTGCGGGCAGCGACACCGACGCCTTCCTGGTCTCCTGGACGATCCCGGAGTTCGCCGCCACGCTCCTCATCGAGGACGCCATGGCGCTGGTGCTGGTACCGGCGTTCAGCCTCGCCCTGTCCCGCCGCGCCGCGTCGGCCGCCCGCCCCGACGGCACCGAGGGAGGAGGCGACGCGTCCGCGGGCGCCGACGACCCGGTGCGGGCCCTGCTCGCGGCCACCCTCCCCCGGCTGCTGTTGGCACTGGCGGGCACCGCCGGCGTCGCCGCGCTCCTCGCGCCCCACCTGGTGGACGTCCTCGCGCCCGGACTGGCCGACCCCGCCCTGGCGGTGGAGTGCACCCGGCTGACCGCGCTGACGGTGCTGGGCTTCGGCACCGCCGGGTACTTCAGCGCGGCCCTGCGCGCCCACCGCAGCTTCGTGCCGCCGGCGACGATCTACCTCTCCTACAACCTCGTCGTCATCGCCGCCATGCTGACCCTGTACGCCCGGTGGGGCGTGCGCGCCGCCGCGTTCGGGGTGGCGGCGGGGAGCCTGGCGATGGTCCTCGTCCAACTCCCGGCCTTCCGGCGGCACCTGTCCGCCGGTGCGTCCGGCACCGAACGCACCGCCCGCACCGAACGCACCGCCCGCACCGGCCGTCCCCGGTGGCGGCGGGAACGGACGGTGCGGCACGGCGGAGGCCGCCGTACCGGCCCGAGCGCCGCCGCGGCCCTGGTGGGCGGAGCCGTGCTCGCGCCCGTGGCCGTCTTCGCCCTCTCCCGCCAGTCCCAGGTGCTCGTCGAGCGCTTCCTGGCCTCCGAACTGCCGCCCGGAGCCATCTCGCACCTGAACTACGCGCAGAAGATCGCCCAACTGCCCATGACGTTCTCCCTGCTGCTGTGCACGGTCACCTTCCCGCTGGTCGCCCGTGCCATGGCGGACGGCCGACCGGAGCGGGCCAGGCGGCGGGTGGAACGCGATCTGCTGCTGGCCGCCGTGGTGGTGCTGCTCGGTGCCGCGTACGTCATCGCCTACGCCCCCCAGATCGTCGAACTCCTCTTCCAGCGCGGCGCGTTCGGCGCGGGCGACACCGCCGCCACCGCCTCGGTCATGCGCGTCTACGCGGTCGGGCTGCTCGGCCACTGTCTGGCCGGCGCCCTGGTGCGGCCGTTCTTCTCCACCTCCCGGCCCACCTGGTACCCGGCCGGCGCGATGGCCGTCGGGCTGCTGCTCACCGTCGCGGCGGGGGCGCTCGCCGCCCCGCGCTGGGGCGTCCACGGCATCGCGGCCGCCAACGCCGTCGGGATCACCACCACCGCGCTGCTGCTCCTGGGCGGCCTGCGCACCCGCGTCCTGCCCATCCGGGTGGGCGCGGTGACCGCCGGCCTCGGACGTCTGGTCCTGGCCGCCGCCGTCGCCGGCGCGGCCGGTTGGGCCGCCGCGCCGCTGCTGCCCTCCCCGCTGCCCACCGCCCTGGCCGGGGGCGTGATCGTCCCGGCCGCCTTCACGGGCGCGGCGCTCGCCGTCCGCGCCCCGGAGGTACCGCAGTTGCTCACCGCCGTCACACGAAGGTTCCGCCATGTCCGTTGACCCGGCCCATGTCCCCGCGCCCGCCGCTCCCGGCGCCGCGACCGCCTCGCTGCCCCGGCACCGCCCGGTGCGCCCCTGGGTGCTGATGTACCACTCGGTGGCCGAGCACACCGAGGACCCCTACAACGTCACCGTCTCGCCGGGACGACTGGGCCGCCAACTGCGTTGGTTGCGCCGGCGCGGGCTGCGCGGCGTGGGCGTGGGCGAGCTGCTGCGCGAGCGCGCCGCCGGACGGGGCGCCCACCTGGTGGGCCTGACCTTCGACGACGGCTACGCCGACTTCATCGAGGAGGCCGTCCCCCTGCTGCGCCACCACGGCTGCACCGCGACCGTGTTCGCCCTGCCCGGCAGGCTCGGCGGCACCAACGAGTGGGACCCGCTCGGTCCCCGCAAGCCGCTGTTGACCGAGGCCGGGATCCGCGCCGCCCTCGGCGCCGGCATGGAGATCGGCTCCCACGGGATGCTCCACCTGGATCTCACCGGCACCGACGACGACACCCTGCACCGGGAGACCGAGGGCAGCCGCCTGCTCCTGGAGGAGATCACCGGCCGGCCGGTCCGGGGCTTCTGCTACCCCTACGGCACGATCGACCACCGCGTGGTGAAGGCCGTACGCGCGGCGGGATACGCGTACGCCTGCGCCATCGATCCCGGCCCGCTGACGTCGGTGCACGCCCTGCCCCGCGTCCACGTCGGCGAGACCGACACCTCCTGGCGGCTGCACGCCAAGCGGCTGCTGCACCCGCTGCGCCGGCGCGCCCTGCCCAGCGGGCCCACCACCCCGGCCGCCGGCCCCTTCCCGATCGGGGCCGGACGGTGAGGGAGACACCCGCGGGGCGCCCCGCCGCGGCGCCGACGGCGGGGGAGGGCCGATGAGGGTACTGCACGTCATCACCGGTCTCGGCGCCGGCGGGGCCGAACAGCAACTCCGGTTGTTGTTGCGGCACCTGCCGCTCTGCTGCGACGTCGTCACCCTCACCAACCCCGGCGCGGTCGCCGACGGGATCGAGGCCGACGGCACGGCCGTCACCCACCTGGGCATGCACGGCAACCGCGACCTGTCCGCCCTGCCCCGGCTGGTGGACCTCGTCCGGGGCGGGCGCTACGACGTCGTCCACACCCACCTGTACCGGGCCTGCGTCTACGGGCGGATCGCCGCCAGGCTGGCCGGGACGCGGACCGTGGTCGCCACCGAGCACTCCATCGGCGAGCGGATGATCGAGGGCCGCCCGCTCACCCCGGGCAACCGCGCCCTGTACCTGACCACCGAACGCCTGGGCTCCGCGACGGTGGCGGTCTCCACCACCGTCGCCGCCCGACTGCGCCGTTGGGGCGTCCCCGGCTCCCGGATCCGCGTCATCCCCAACGGCATCGACGCCGCCCGGTTCCGCTTCGACCCCGTGGTGCGCGCGTCCGTGCGCACCCGGCTGGGGCTGCCCGCCCACTCCCTGGTGGTCGGTGGGGTGGGACGGCTGGTGCCCGGCAAGCGGTTCGACGTCGCGGTGCGGGCCGTCGCCCAACTGCCCGGCACCCACCTGGTGCTGGCCGGGGACGGCCCGGAACGGGGCCGGCTGCGCGAGCTGGCCGTCGGGCTCGGGGTGGCCGACCGCGTCCGGTTCCTGGGGGAGTGCGGCGGGGCGGCGGGGGACGACCCCGGCGCCGCCCCGGACATTCCCGGGCTGCTCAGCGCCATGGACGTGTTCGTCTCCCCCTCGGTCGAGGAGTCCTTCGGCCTGGCCGTGCTGGAGGCGTTGGCCGCCGGGCTGCCGGTGCTCCACGTGACCTGCCCGGCGATCGACGAGCTGCCCCACGACCACGCTCCCGGCGCGCGCCGGATCGCACCGGACGTGCGGAGCCTGGTCACCGCGCTGCGGGAGCCGTCGTCGGTGCCGGCCGGCAGACGCCGTGCCCCGGTGTGCGAGGCCGTGCGTCGTTACGACGTCGCCCGCAGCGCCGACCGGCTCATGGCCCTCTACGAGGAACTCCACGAGCGCGCCCCCGCACGGGCCTCCGTCCGCGCCGCCACCCGCGCCGCCGCGTGGCGCGTGGTGACGGCGCGCACCGCCGGCGCGCCGCCCACTCCCGCGGCACCCCCGCCGTTCCCGTCCGTTTCGGCAACCGCCACGACGAAGAGGTGAGCAACGCCTTGAGCAAGACGCCCGCGCCCCCGCCCCGCTCCGAGCCCCGCCCCTCCCACCTGGCACGGCTCCGCGCCCTCGGCCGGCGCCGGCCCGTTCCCCTGCCCTCCTGGTGGCCACCGGCCCTGGGCGTCCTGCTGGGACTGACCGGTGGGGCGGCGTACGGCCTGCTCGCCACCCCCCAGTACACCGCGACCAGCTACGTGGCCGTGGTGCCGGGCGCCGCGACGGACTCGGCGACGGCCCTCGGGTTCGCCCAGGCGTACGGACGCGTCGCCGGTGGCGGCGCCGTCCTGGCCGAGGCGGGGAGCGAGGCCGGGACGACGGTGGAGAGGCTGCGCGACACCGTGCGGGCGGCCACCTCCCCGGACGCCCCCATGGTGGAGATCACCGGCTCCGCGCCGAGCCCCGAGCGCGCCGCCGACGTCTCCAACGCGGTGGCCGACGCCCTGACCAGGGCCGGCAACCGGGCCACCACCAGCACCGGAGTGCGACTGACGCTGTTCTCCCCGGCGGTCGCCCCCACCGAGCCCACCTCGCCCTCGCTCCCGCTCGCCGCCGCCGTGGGCGCCTGTGCCGGGGGGCTCACCGGCGGTCTCGTGCTCCTGGCCGCCCCGCGCGGACGGCGTGAGGAGCCGGCCTTCCCCGGGGTGCCCGCACCGGCGGGCAGCGCCGAGGACACCGCGGGCACCGGGAGCACCGGTGACCCCCGGAGCGCCGAGGAGGCCGGCCCCGAACCGGTGCCGGCGGGGCGCACCGCGCCGGAGACGGCGTCGGTCGGCGCGCCCGCCGGCGCGAGCCGGGAGCGGGACGACCAAAGGCGCGGTGGCCGGCGGTCCCCGCGGTGACGGTCGACGGACCGGCGCCCCGCCGGCGGGGGACCGGTCCCCCGCCGGCGCCCGCTTTGGACCACGGAACGGTCCGCGTCCCGGAGCGGCTAGGCCCCGCGGTTCCGGGGGAAACTGACGCAGACCCGGCGGTCGCGGAACCAGCCGCCCAGCCAGTCGCCCAGGTCGAGGCAGAACTCGGGGAAGCGTCCGGGGCGACCGCCGGCCGAGAGCATCGCCCGGAAGACGGCCGAGGACCTCGGATTCTCCGAACACCGCCAGACGCCGTGCGGACAGTAGTCGCTGATGGTGTGGTAGAGCGGCCTCTGCCGTCCGATCCACTCCAGCATCCGCCGCACGTACTCGGCGTTGTCACCCCTGCGGAACAACCCCCACTCGGGGTAGGAAATGGGTTTTCCGCGCTCGGCGGCGAATTCCACCTGGTGTTTCAGTCCGTAGGGCTGGTTCACCTGGTCGTCGAAGGTTTCGCCCGGCGGCTGGTCGTAGGAGTCCATTCCGATGATGTCCACCACGTCGTCGCCCGGGTAGCACTCGGTCCAGGGGATCGCGTCCCTTCCGCGACTGGGGGCGAAATCGAAACGGAACTCCTGTCCGGAGACCGACCGCATGGCGGCGACGATGCGCCTCCAGTACGTCTTCCACGCCTGCGGGTCGGGCGCGCAACGGTGGGTGTAGGTGGTGCCGTTCATCTCCCAGCCCAACACGATCACCGCGTCGTTCAGTCCTTCGGCGACGAGGTGCCCGGCCAGCGTCCGGAAGTGGTGGTCGAAGTGCCCGTCGACGCCCCGGGCGAGCAGTTCGCGCACCTCGCCGTCGGAGATCCCGGCCTCGTTGCGCGCCTGCATCGGCACGTTCAGCACGAACAGGCGGTCGGGGTCGGCGCGCCGCCACTCGGCCCAGGGACGCAGGAAGTACCGGTCGCTCTCGATGCGCTCCCAGGTGTCCCCGGGCAGGTAGGTGTGGCCCACCCGTACCTCCGCGCCCCCGAGCCACTTGCTCAGACCGGCTATCCGCCGCGCCCCGTCGGAGCCCGATCCCAGGAAGGCGCCCATGGCCACGTGGCGCACCGACGCCCTCGGGGGCGCCGCCCCGGTCCGGTCGTCCGTGAAGGTGTCGGTGGCCATGGCGCCCCCCGCGACGAGCGCCCCGGCCGTGACGGCCCCCACGCAGGCGGTCGTCAGCTTGCGGCGGCGGGCGGGCGGTGCCGGTCCGCGGCGCCACCCGCCTCTCCCCGGTCTGCGGTGTCGTCCGGGCATCGTGCCTCCTCGACTTCGTCGCCGGAACGGTCCGTCGCCTCCCCGGCCCTGCCCCAGTTCTTCTCGACACTAATCGGAGAATCTCTCGAATGAGCTGCCCGACTGCTTTCTGATAACCCGTTCGCTGTTTTCCTCGCTCACTCGGACCAGTGGGCGGGGGGAAATGCTCGGATGGCGGGAGAGTCAATGAGTCGATACCTGTCGAGGCCGAAGGCAAGACCTCAGAGAAAACCAACGGAAAAACCGAGGACCGCTGACATGCCGCCACCTTTCGACACCGATGTGCCCGCACTGCTGTTCCGGGTCGACCGGAATCCCTTCCACCACGGCACGTTGGGGGCCGTCAGGTCCCTGGGGCGCGCCGGGATCGAGGTCCACGCCGTGGTGGAGTCCCCGTTGAGCCCCATCGGCCGCTCCCGGTACCTGCACCAGGGGCACCACCTGCCGGCCGACGGCGTGTTCGGCACGCACCGCACGGGCGAGACGGTCGACGCCGACGGAACCTCGGACGAACGCCTGGAGCGGACGCTCCGCCAGATCTCCGACCGCATCGGGCGACCGGCCGTCCTGATCCCCATGGACGACATGGGCGCCATCGCGGCGGCCCGCCTCTCCGGGCGCCTCTCCGGCCGTTTCCTGTTGCCGGCCCAGCCGCCCGGACTGCCGAGCCGGGTGGCCGACAAGGCCGAACTCGCCGAGCTCTGCCGGGAGCTGGACGTCCCGCACCCGCCGACCGTGGTTCCGCGCGGTGTGGCGGAGGTGGAGGAGGCGGTGCGCGAGCTGGGGCTGCCGCTGGTGGCCAAGTGGAGCCGGCCCTGGTTGCTGCCCCAGGGCAGCGGACTGCGCAGTACCACCCTGGTCGGCTCGGCCGAGGAGGCGCGCGCCCTGTACGCGCGCACCGGGGAGGCGGGCAGCCCGCTGCTCCTCCAGCGGTGCGTGCCCGGCGGTCCGGGGACCGACTGGTTCTTCCACGGGTGTTACGCCGACGGGGCCGCCTGTCTGGTCGGCGGCGCGGGACGCAAGGACCGCTCCTGGCCGGTGGGCGCCGGGCTGACGGCCGTCGGCCGCTGGCTGCCCAACCCCGACGTGGAGGAGGCCGCCCACCGGCTGGCCAAACACCTGGACTACCGAGGCATCCTCGACCTGGACTTCCGGTACGACGCCGCCGCCGGCAGCTACCGACTGCTCGACTTCAACCCGCGCCCCGGTGCGCAGTTCAGGCTCTTCACCGACCGCCGCGGCCTGGACGTCGTACGGGCTCTGCACCTGGACCTCACCGGACGCCCCGTCACCCCCTCCGAGCCGGCCCTGGGCAGGGTCTTCCGCGCGGAGAACTACGCCCTGGCGTCCTCGCTGGTCGAACCGTCCTCCCTCCCGCTGCCGTTCACCGCGGCCCGGCGCGCCCGTGCCGTGCCCGAGATCCGGACGGACCCCGAGGAGGGCGGGCGGGTCCGGTGGAGGAGGCGGCGGAACACCGAGACCGCCTGGTTCGCCGCCGACGACCCGGGTCCGTTCCTGGCCATGGCGGCCACCTGGCTCGGGCAGGGCGGGCGGAAGGCGTTGCGGCGTTCGCGGGAGCGGATGCCGCGCCCGTCCCGGCAGTGGCGCTCGGAGGGTGGGACCGGACCCGTCGAGCGGGACCTCCGCGCCGAGCGGCCCGAGCGGCCCGAGCGGCACACCGATCCGATCGACGCCTGCGGACACCCCGACGGCGCGACGACCCCACGACGATGAGAGAGCGGGAACCGACCATGTACGACCTGGTAGTGGTGGGCGCGGGCCCCTACGGACTGTCGATCGCCTCCCACGCGGCCGCCGCCGGGCTCAGGCTGCGCACGTTCGGCAGACCCATGGCCTCCTGGCGCGACCACATGCCCGAGGGGATGTTCCTGAAGTCCGAGCCGTGGGCGTCCAACCTCTCGGACCCCTGTGGCGAGCACACCCTGGCGGCCTACTGCGCCTCCCACGGACTGCGGGCCGAGCACGGCGTGCCGCTGCCGATCGACATCTTCACCGAGTACGGGATGTGGTTCGGGCGGACGGCCGTACCGAAGGTGGAGGAGGAGCGGGTCACCGCCGTACGACCGCGGGCCGAGGGCTTCTTGGTGGAGACCGAGGGCGGCGAGCTGATCGCGGCGAGGACCGTCGCCCTGGCGATCGGGGTGATGCCGTTCGTCCACCGCCCCGAGCCGCTGCGCGCCCTGCCCCGCGGTCTGGTCTCGCACAGCAGCCACCACCGGGACCTGTCGGGCTTCCGGGGGCGGGACGTCACGGTGATCGGCGCCGGGCAGGCCGCCCTGGAGACGGCCGCGCTGCTGGCCGAGTGCGGCGCCCACCCCCGGGTGGTGGCCCGCGCCGGCCGCGTCGCCTGGAACACCCCGCCACAGCCCCTGGAGCGTCCCCTGCTGCGTTCGCTGCGCGACCCGCACTGCGGGCTGGGCACCGGCTGGCCGAGCTGGATGTGGGCCGAGGCCCCCTGGGCGGTGCGTCGACTGCCCGGTTCCGCGCGGGCGCGGATCGCGGCCACGGCGTTGGGGCCGGCCGGTGCCTGGTGGCTGCGCGACCGGGTGGAGAGCAGGGTTCCGGTACTGCTCGGGCACCGGCTGCGGGTGGCCGTCCCCTCGGGCGGCGGCGTACGGCTGACCCTGGAGAACTCCCGGGGGGCCACCACCTTGGACACCGACCACGTGGTGGCCGCCACCGGTTTCGTCCCGGACGTCGCGCGGCTGGACCTGCTGGACCCGTCGGTCCGCAACCACCTGCGTCTGGCGGGGACCAGCCGGGCGCCGGAGGTGGACGGCCGCTTCGAGTCCTCGGTGTCGGGGCTGTTCTTCGCGGGGCTGCTCACCGCCCCCTCGTTCGGCCCGTCGATGCGTTTCGTCTACGGGGCCGCGTTCACGGCGGAGCGCCTGGTGCGCGGTGTGCTGCGGCGTACGGCGGGGCGCCGCTCCGCCGTGGTGCCCCGCAGCCGGCGGGTCTCCCGAGCCCGTGCCACCGCCTCCCTGGGCTGATCCGGTCCGGTGAGGGGCGGGCGGTTTTCGCGGGGAGCCGGCGGGTGAGGGGCGCGCCGCGCGGTGATCGCCGCGCGGTGACCGCCGAAGCCCCGTCGGGGCGTCGCGGGTCGGGCGGGCGGCTTTGGGGAGGCGTGTGGGGCGACCGTTCGTGGTGTCACATGTCTTGACGCCTCCTGTCATGCACCCCACGATGCATGGGAGCGCTCCCAAGTCTCCGTCGGGGCGCTGTCACGTCATGCCGTCGCGTCGTCCACATCCGATACACCCCGCCGGAAGGACCGAACAGTGACACCTCATCCGTCCCACCCGCCCCAGGCGTCGGGCCGCCCCCGTCGTGGAAGACGGCGCGCGCTGGGCGCACTGGCCGCGGCCGGGCTGTTGGCCGGAGCCCTGTCCGCCCCCGTCTTCGCCGCCGAGGCCGCCGACGGCCCCGAGCTGATAACCAACGGCGACTTCTCCGACGACACCACCGGCTGGTGGTGGACGGAGAACAGCCCCGGCTCGGTCGTGGACGGCCGTCTCTGCGCCG carries:
- a CDS encoding NAD(P)-binding domain-containing protein; the encoded protein is MYDLVVVGAGPYGLSIASHAAAAGLRLRTFGRPMASWRDHMPEGMFLKSEPWASNLSDPCGEHTLAAYCASHGLRAEHGVPLPIDIFTEYGMWFGRTAVPKVEEERVTAVRPRAEGFLVETEGGELIAARTVALAIGVMPFVHRPEPLRALPRGLVSHSSHHRDLSGFRGRDVTVIGAGQAALETAALLAECGAHPRVVARAGRVAWNTPPQPLERPLLRSLRDPHCGLGTGWPSWMWAEAPWAVRRLPGSARARIAATALGPAGAWWLRDRVESRVPVLLGHRLRVAVPSGGGVRLTLENSRGATTLDTDHVVAATGFVPDVARLDLLDPSVRNHLRLAGTSRAPEVDGRFESSVSGLFFAGLLTAPSFGPSMRFVYGAAFTAERLVRGVLRRTAGRRSAVVPRSRRVSRARATASLG